GATGCGTAGCTGCTGCAGCTCCGGCACCAGTTTCAGGATACGCTGGACGAGGTTGCCAAGCTGCGGCTGACCGGGAAGGTCCGCGCCCCAGCTCGTCAAATCTACGCCCGTCAGCACGACTTCATAATGGCCGGTCTCGACAAGACGTCTGACCATCTGGACGACATCGCCCGCCGGCACCGACCGCGAATTCCCTCGGCCATACGGAATGATGCAGAAGGTGCAGCGATGATCGCAGCCATTCTGGACCTGCACATAGGCGCGGGCCCGGCCTTCCATTCCATCAATAAGGTGCGCGGCGGTTTCCTTTACCGACATGATGTCGTTGACGAGGATCTTCTCGCGGCCCTCATTCAGGGCAGGTGAGACCCAGGTTTCGGCCTGCATCTTCTCATGATTGCCGATGACCCGGTCGACTTCGGTCATGGCGGCAAACTCGTCCGGATTGATCTGCGCGGCGCAGCCCGTCACCAGGATGCGGGCGCCCGGATTGTCTTTTTTGGCACGGCGGATCGTCTGGCGGGCGCTTCGTACGGCCTCGGACGTCACCGCGCACGTATTGACGATGATGACGTCTTCCAGGCCTGCAGCGTCGGCATGCCCGCGCATCACCTCACTCTCGTAGGAGTTGAGGCGGCAGCCGAGCGTAATCACGCGGGCGCGCGAGGCCGAAGCCGTCGGTTTGGGATCTTTCGTTGCCGTCATTGCCAGAATGCCTGTCCAGACCCCGCCACATCGCGCCGAATGCCCAGTAAATCAAGGTTTCGCGGGCAGGCACGGCCTCTTGGAGGCGGCGGCCTACAGGTCGAAACTCATCTCGACTTCCACAGGGCCCGTCATCATGACGCGATTGTCGCTTTCCCGCCATTCAATGATGAGGTCGCCGCCATCAAGGATCATGCGCGCCTTGCGCTCTGTCTTCCCGGCCCGCGCGGCGCAGACCAGCGCAGCGCATGCGCCCGTACCGCACGCCTTGGTCAGACCGGCGCCCCGCTCCCAGACACGCAGCCGTATCGTTTCGCGGTCGATGACCTGCGCAAAGCCGACATTGGTGCCTTCAGGAAATAGCGGGTGCCATTCAACCAGTGGGCCGATCTGGGGGATGTTGTAGGCGTCGACATCTTCGACGAAGAAGACCGCATGCGGATTGCCCATCGACACGACGGCAGGCTTTGAGAGGTATGGGTTATCCATCGGCCCGATACGCACATCGACGCCGCGCACATCCATCTTCTCCGATAGCGGGATCTCTTCCCAGCCCATGCGCGGCTGGCCCATATCGACGGTGACGAGGCCATTCTCGGCGCGCATGCCTTTCAGAAGGTCTGCGGCCGTGCGGATCGAGACGGTATTGGCGCCAGCCTCTTCGAGCAGTAGGTGGGCGACCGCGCGCGTACCATTGCCGCAAGCGCCAACCTCTTCGCCGGAAGAATTCCAGATACGTAGGAAAGCGTCCGATGAAGCATCCTTCTCGATCGCCATGACCTGATCCGCCTTCATCTCTGCGGCAATGCTGCGGATCTTGTCTGTATCTGGCGCAAAGGCTTGCTGACGCGCGTCAAAGACCGCGAACGCATTGCCTGCCCCATTCATCTTCCAGACTTTCATGGCCCGCTATGTAGGCGCGAAAGCCGCGAAGCGAAAGCGCCTGATTTATCGCCTAGACCTGCCTTGGTAGCTGGTAAGCTAGCACCCAGCCAGAAATCTGGGCCAGTGCGGCCGTAATCACGAGTCCATCCATCAGCGCGTGCTGCCAGAAGAAGGACAGGAAGACGACGCCCATACAGGCCCAGTCGACCCGGTCGTCACTGATGAGATAGCCGGGAAAGCGCCGCTCGCGCTGGATCTGTTTCAAGGTGATACCCTGCCACATGCGGTTCATGGTGGGCGGGCCGAACACATCCTGCAGGATGCGCGGGTCCTGAATACCCGTCAGCTCACAAAGGATGGCCGCATCCACGACGCCGCCCTCGACCTGCTGTTTGCGGGTCATCGTGCTCAGCAGGCTGGCGAGCGCAGACAGCAGGATGGCAATGGCGGTCGCGACATAGGCGACGCCATCGAAGCCGGGAACGCCGCCCATATCAGGCCCCTCGCTCAATGTTTTGTGGTGTGCAGAGGGGTGATCCGGTCATGGCTGCCTATCTGGGGATCGCGGCCCAGTAATCAAAGTCCAGAAGGACATCGGCGTGATACTTGCCGTCCTCACCCTTGAGCGGGAAGTCACTGCATGGGTGGTTCTTGGTCGCGACGAGGCGCAGGCGAAGTGCGCCGGTGCCGTCGGAGAGCTCTGCCTTGTCGAGGACTTCCGACCACGCATAGACCGTGTCGCCCGCAAATAGCGGGCCCGCATGGGTGCCGGCATTGATCGCCAGCATCTGGGCGGCGCTTTCGAGGC
This genomic interval from Thalassovita mediterranea contains the following:
- the dapF gene encoding diaminopimelate epimerase — protein: MKVWKMNGAGNAFAVFDARQQAFAPDTDKIRSIAAEMKADQVMAIEKDASSDAFLRIWNSSGEEVGACGNGTRAVAHLLLEEAGANTVSIRTAADLLKGMRAENGLVTVDMGQPRMGWEEIPLSEKMDVRGVDVRIGPMDNPYLSKPAVVSMGNPHAVFFVEDVDAYNIPQIGPLVEWHPLFPEGTNVGFAQVIDRETIRLRVWERGAGLTKACGTGACAALVCAARAGKTERKARMILDGGDLIIEWRESDNRVMMTGPVEVEMSFDL
- the mtaB gene encoding tRNA (N(6)-L-threonylcarbamoyladenosine(37)-C(2))-methylthiotransferase MtaB, whose translation is MTATKDPKPTASASRARVITLGCRLNSYESEVMRGHADAAGLEDVIIVNTCAVTSEAVRSARQTIRRAKKDNPGARILVTGCAAQINPDEFAAMTEVDRVIGNHEKMQAETWVSPALNEGREKILVNDIMSVKETAAHLIDGMEGRARAYVQVQNGCDHRCTFCIIPYGRGNSRSVPAGDVVQMVRRLVETGHYEVVLTGVDLTSWGADLPGQPQLGNLVQRILKLVPELQQLRISSIDAIEMDDALFEAIGDPRLAPFMHLSLQHGDNLMLKRMKRRHSREDAIELAQKLRAIRPDIALGADIIAGFPTETESAFENSVRLVEDCNLAFLHVFPYSPRPGTPAARMPQLEKALIKERAARLRDVGERALARHLDTHVGAVRDVLVEQESDGRLSDFSRVALTGFATLEAGRPVPARIVAQDGQKLIAEPA